A window of Tatumella citrea genomic DNA:
CATTCAGGGTTTTGATGATTGAGAAGTGGCGTGGCAGCAGGCTCTTAACCAGTTTTTCGTCCCAGCGCTCCAGTGCTTCAGGCATCAGCGTATGGTTGGTATAGGCGAAAGTACGGCTGCTGATCTCCCAGGCGGCATCCCAGTCCAGTTGATGTTCATCAATCAGAATACGCAACAATTCCGGGATAGCAATTGTCGGGTGGGTATCATTCAGCTGGATCACTTCATACTTTGGTAAATCCGCAATCTTACGTCCCGCCTTATGGTGGCGCCGCAAAATATCGGCAACGGAGCAGGCACACTGGAAATATTGCTGCATCAGACGCAGGCGTTTCCCGGCATCATGATTATCGTTGGGGTAGAGTACTTTAGTCAGTTTTGCGGCATCAATTCCCTGCTGTTCAGCGTGCAGAAATTTTCCGTCATTGAACAGACTCAGGTCGAACGGATGAACGTTGGTGGCCTGCCATAACCGCAATGGTTGGCTGATGCCGTTACGGTAGCCTACAACCGGTAAATCATGAGCTTCCCCGCGCAGAGTAAAGGCTGGTTGCCACTGCTCTTTGCCGTGGCTGTCACGGGTCAGTTTGCCACCAAAAGCCACATCTACCGACAGGGCGCTGTTGTGGCTGAACCACGGATAGCTTTCGCGCTGCCAGTTATCTGGTGCTTCGTGTTGCTGGCCCTGGTCGAATGACTGGCGAAACAGGCCATACTGATAATTAAGGCCATAGCCGGTCGCAGACTGGCCCACTGTTGCCATCGAATCCAGAAAACAGGCGGCCAGTCGGCCTAAGCCACCGTTGCCAAGTGCCGGGTCGGTCTCCTGTTCCAGTACATCGGCCAGTTCCACATTGTATTGTTTCAGGGTATCTGCCACGGTCTGATACCAGTCGAGGTTGATCAGATTGTTGGAGGTCAGACGGCCTATCAGGAACTCCATCGAAATATAATTGACGTGACGTTGTTTCTTGTCTGTGATTGCTGCTGACGGTTGCGCCCGGAGAAGTTCGGAGAGGGCTGCACTGGTTGCCTGCCACCACTGATGTGGAGTCATCTCCTCAGCCTGCTGCAAACCAAATCCCTGCCACTGGCGTTTTAGTGCGTCTGAGAATTGCGTCTTATCTAAAGTCACCTGATCACCTGCCTCATTCATTGGTCATGATTGGAATAGATTATCGCTATGCTGTATCCAGTAGCGGTCGGCGGCATCCTCCTGATAACGATTAGACAGGGAGGAGGAACAGGGCGTAGCCGGAGGATACTGGCCTGAGAAGAAAAGACTCTAAAAAGCGTTGCTCAAAATGTGACGGAGAGCAACTAAACGATATGTAAAAACGTAACAATATTGCAATTGATATTTCAAAGGTGGAATTTATAAAAAAAAATTAATTCAGTTAATTAAATAAAGATGATGCAGGCCGGAGACGGCGATAAGAGCCGGATATTATGCTGATACCTTCTAAACTTAGCCGCCCTGTGCGGCAACAGAATACTGTAGTCAGGGAACGACTGCTGAAGCGGCTGTCAATGGCTCCGGCGTATCGTTTAACTCTGGTTTCCGGCCCCGCCGGTTACGGAAAAACAACACTGGTTTCTCACTGGGCTGCCGGTAACAATGATCTGGGCTGGTACTCTCTGGATGAAGGTGATAATCAGCCGGAGCGTTTTGCCGGTTACCTGATGGCTGCGATTCAACAGGCTTGTGGGGGGCACTGTGTTAAAAGTGAAGCCATGAGCCAGAAACATCAGTATGCCAGCCTGTCAGCCCTGTTTTCTCAGCTGTTTGTTGAGCTTTCTGACTGGCACCGGCCACTTCTGCTGGTAATTGATGATTATCATCTGATTTCTAATGACGAAATTCATGATGCGATGCGTTTCTTTTTGCGTCACCAGCCGGAAAATGTTTCCCTGGTCATTCTCTCCCGGACTCTGCCTCCGCTGGGAATTGCTAACCTGCGGGTGCGTGAGCAACTTCTGGAACTGACGACCCTTCAGCTAGCATTTACTCATGAGGAAACTCAGCAATTTTTTGACTACCGTCTGAAAGACCCGATTGACCAAAGCGACAGTCGGCAATTATGTGACGAAGTTGCTGGTTGGGTCACAGCGTTACAATTAATCGCGTTTTCCGCACGTCAGTCTGTCGGTTCCCCGCAACAATCCGCTCGTCAGTCAGCCAGTAAACTGTCCGGGCTGAATGCCAGCCATCTGTGTGAATATCTGTCGGATGAAGTGTTGGGCAGGGAAGATGCTGCTACCCGCGATTTTCTGTTACGCAGTTCAGTTTTACGCTCAATGAATGATGCCCTGATTATGCGTCTGACCGACGGTAATTATGGTCAGCAGCGGCTGGAAGAGCTGGAGCGGCAAGGGCTGTTTATCCACCGGATGGATGATAGCGGTGAATGGTTTAATTTCCATCCACTGTTTGCCGGTTTTTTGCGACAGCGCTGCCAGAGAGAACTGGCTGCTGAGCTGCCGGCCATCCACCGGGCAGCCGCAGAAGGCTGGCTGGCTCAGGGCTTTCCTGCAGAGGCGATTTACCATGCACTGGGTGCCAGTGATACGGTGCTGCTAAGGGAAATTCTGTTACAGAACGCCTGGACGCTGTTTAACCAGAGCGAATTACTGCTGCTTGAACAGTGCCTGAATGCATTGCCTTATGAACTATTGATAGACGAGCCAAAACTGGTGCTGTTACAGGCCTGGCTGGCGCAGAGCCAGCACCGGTACAGTGAAGTGGATGCTTTACTGATGCTTGCCGAAGAAGAGATGCAACGGCGGCATATTGAAATACCGACGGAGGTGATGGCCGAGTTTGATGCACTTCGTGCCCAGGTAGCGATTAACGATGGTCGTCAGGATGAAGCCGAAGCGCTGGCCGCCAATGCGCTGGACTATCTGCCACATGAGAGTTACTACAGCCGGATTGTTGCCACCTCTGTGACAGGGGAGATTCAGCACTGCAGAGGCGATTTAGTGCGTGCACTGCCACTGATGCAACAAACGGAGCAAATAGCTCTGCGACATCAGGCCTACCATTATGCCCTTTGGGCGTTACTGCAACAGAGTGAAATTCTGATTGCCCAGGGATTCCTGCAGGCAGCTTATGAAATGCAGGACAGGGCATTTGAACTGGTCAGGGAACAGCATTTAGAGCAGTTGCCGATGCATGAGTTTTTGCTGCGTTTACGTTCCCAGGTGTTATGGTCCTGGTCGCGACTGGATGCTGCTGAGCAGTCGGCACGGGAAGGGCTGGCGGTACTGGATAATTATCAGCCGCAACAGCAGTTACAGTGCCTGGCGATGCTGGCAAAATGCGCTCTGGCCCGTGGTCAGATTGATAACGCCGGCTACCATTTACAGCGTTGTGAAATGCTGCTGAAAAACGGTCAGTATCATACCGACTGGATCACTAACACCGATAAACCGCGCGTTATTTACTGGCAAATGACCGGTGATAAAGCGGCGGCACGCCAGTGGTTACTTCAGGCCCGTAAACCGGAAGTCGCAGGTAATCATTTTCAGCAAGGCCAGTGGCGAAACATTGCCAGAGTGCAGATCTTACTCGAAAAATATAATGAAGCCGAAGTGGTACTGGATGAGCTGAATCAGAATGCCCGCCAGCTGCGGCTGATAAGCGATCTGAACCGCAACCTGTTACTGAGTAATCTGCTTTACTGGCAGACCGGTCGGAAAACCGATGCCCAGCGGGCTCTGACGGAGGCGCTGACTCTGGCGAACCGTACCGGATTTATCAGCCATTTTGTGATTGAAGGCGAAATGATGGCACAGCAGCTGCGCCAGTTAATCCAGCTCAACCTGCTACCTGAACTGGAACTGCGAAGGGCAGAGCAGATACTGCGGGAGATTAACCAGCATCACCGGCATAAGTTTGCCCATTTTGATGAGGGATTTGTCAGCAAATTACTGACTAACCCGCAGGTACCAGAGCTTATACGCACCAGCCCGCTGACACAGCGCGAGTGGCAGGTGCTGGGACTGATTTATTCGGGATACAGCAATGATCAGATTGCCGGTGAACTGGACGTGGCTTCCACGACCATTAAAACTCATATCCGCAATTTGTATCAGAAACTGGGTGTGGCTCATCGCCAGGAAGCGGTACAGCAGGCACAGCAGCTGTTGAAAGTGATGGGATACAGCGCCTGAAAATGTTCCGGCACTGAAATGCAGTGCCGGAAAGCGAAGATTATTTCTGCGCAACTACCTGTAGTTGATTATCTTTAACCTGATAATTTTTCTGATTATCAGGACCTATCCATCCTATCGCTTCATTGCCAAAGGCGACTTTGGCAAAAGCTTCCGATTTCACCGGCTTATAGCTGGCAGCATCGTTAACGTCTCCGTGGCCTTTGTAGACGGCAATATACGGATAAGGATATACCGGCCGGGTAGCTTTTAACGCAGGGACCGGTGACGCATAAGGGACACTCGGGCGCTGCATACCGTGGAACTGAGCTTCATTCGCATCGGATTTGCTGTCGTTTTTCGCCGGAGCCGGAGGGGCGGCTGGCATCATGGATTGTGGATGCAGACTTTTTCCGGTAATTAACTGCTCAGGTGCCTTACCTTGCTCTGTCCAGGCCATCAATGGTGTCAGCAAATCGACCTGATCATAGCCATCGCCGCCACCGCAGTGACCAACTCCCGGCAACAGGAAGTAACGCAGGAAAGAGTCGGTCGCCTGCTGGCCCAGAGTTTTCACCACACCCCGGTAATACGCCTGAGAGATGACCGGACTGATGGAGTCGTCAGCCAGCCCCTGCCAGAGGATGAGCTTCCCGCCCTGACCACGATAAGCGCTGAGATTAGTATTGGTGGCGTTGTACAGCGGTGCATATTCATTGACCCGTTTAAAGTTAGCTGCAGTTAACGGGAAATCTTTCATTGAGCTAATTTTGCTGTGACCAGGTGCTAACAGTACTGACTGCAAGGCAGGCAGAACCATCGATTCAGATGGCGAGGCGGCATCCGCTGTGGCAGGCACAGGCCAGCGTAATTCTGAACCAATCGGGAATCCGCCCAACACATACTTATGGCCGTGGTCGTCACTGGCCCCTTCATAGTAACGGCTGACCACAGAGAGTTCTTCAGCGGTCAGACAGGATGAATGATCGCTCTCGCCAGGCTTACACAGCTTAAACCAGGAGGGAGAAAAGTGGCAGGCATAGGGATTTTGCAAAATGCCGTCGTTGACACCGGACAGCGTCGGGCAGTGTGCCAGTGCGGTGCGGTGGATTAATTCCAGACGGTCTTTCAGCAGAATAGCGCTGCCATCGGCCCGCTGGTTAGCTACGACGCTCCAGCCATGAAAGAACGAGTTCTGAATGGTAAATAACGCCGCAGGGGCTCCGGCTGAAATACCGTTGAAATCCTGCGGAAAGCGTTCGGCTTCCATCAGTGCTTCACGGCCGCCATCGGAACAGCCCATAAAGTAGGAGTATTTTGGCGGTTGTTTGTACCAGGCCTCAATCACTGCTTTTGACAGCAGAGCCGTCAGGTGGTTGGCGCGCCAGGCGAAATCAATCCGTTTTTGCGGGTCATCTGCCCAACTGGCATCCATCATGCTGCCACTGTGCCCCATATCGGTTGCGGCGACTACAAATTCACCATTCATAGCCGGGGTGCAGCCTGAGGTATTGGACAGGCTGAGATTGATACTTCCGCACAAGCCACCACAGCCTACCTGCAGAAAACGCTGTGTCCAGTGGCTGGCAGGTAAGGCGATTTGTACGCCAATATCCGGCGCTATGGTGGCAGTAACTTTGCAGTAACTGCCTTTGGGGCTGTTTTCGCTGCGGGCAGAGGTAATCTTTACTCCTGCACCTGTCTGAGCAGAAAAGTCCTGTTGTGCCAGTGCACTACAGTCGCCTGAGGGCTGAACTACTGGCAGGGTCGTGGCAGCCTGCGTCAGCGGGCTGAACAGACAGTAAAGCAATGCGACAGCCAGTATCCGCAGAGTCATCTGAAAATGTTTCATAAATATCGATCCGTTTATAAAAAGTCTGCTGAAAGGAGAATCACCGGGCGGGAAGCGGCACTCTGCTCTGTGCAGGCAGACTGCTGTTTCTGAGTGTTCCCGGCTATCCGGGCGAGCAGATAAACAGCTTACAGTCCGTCTGCCGGGCTGTATATTGCTGAAAGCGTAAAATAATCGATAAAACAGTGTTGCAGAGGCGCAAAGGGCGCTGCCTGAAACCGGAGGGATTACCATGTCAGGTTACTTTTTTTCTGTATCAGCAGATTCCATAGCATTTTATCAGCCACCAACACAGTTAATGCTTGAGCTGCATGGTGGCTACCAGCAAGCCGCTGCCGGATTATTCAACGGCGGGCAGGTAGATGCCTGGGGGGTAGAAACGTTGATCTATCGTGTGGAAGAGATTCTCGAATCGCAGGGTGGCAAACTGCCTGCGCCTGGCGAAGCTGCCAGTAGCGATGCGCTGCTTTTCCAGGTCAGCGATCTTTGGCTGGACGGCAGCAATGAAATTACTCCAGAGGCTCTGGAAAGCGCCTTTAATCAGCTGACTGACCGGCTCTCTTACAGTCCGTTGTCGCTTACGGCGCAGGAAACTATCGCATTTTGCTATCTGGTTTTTTTACGGGAGATGACCCACCACCTGCGTATCAGCCATATCCGCTATCAGCCCTGAAACGATATACAGATAAATTATATGGCTGCCTGCGTAAGGCGGTAGCCAGTAGTTAACGGATTAGGTAGTATCACGTTCAGACATCCAGACGGATATATGTTTGGACGGATATCGCAGGCAAACTATCCGGCTCTACGGACCCAGGTGTTCCGACGGGTGCCCGGTGAGGACAGCCAGCTAAAAACCAGGCAGGGCCCGGCCATGCCTCAGGAAAATAGCCGCAGTCGTTCTCTGCACTATTTTCTGAAAATCACAATAATCAGCCTGATTACAGGCGAAAATTTCGGGGCAGAAGATGAAAAAAATAGCACTCTCGTTACTGGCACTGAGTTTACTTAGCAGTACGGCGGCCTTCGCCGAAACCCCGGCGCCGCTGCCGGCAGCACTGGCAAATCATCAGGGGCCGGTTCGTATTGCGGTGATCCGTAACCTTGGTTCAGACGACAATACCACCCAGTTTGTGGCCGGAGCCATTAAACAGGCGCGTAAGCTGGGCTTTAAAGTGAATACTTTTCTGAGCAACGGTGATGACGCCCGTTTTCAGGATTTCGTAAATCAGGCTATTACTCAGAAGTATGACGGAATTATTCTGTCGCAGGGCCGCGCACCTTATTCTGAAGAGCTGGTTAAACGGATTGTCAAAGCAGGCATTGCAGTGTCTGTGTTCGATACCGCAGTACCGGATACTATTCCCGGTGTGACCGTGACTCAGCAGGATGATGCATCTCTGACCGATATGTCCTTCGGACAGCTGGTAAAAGATTTTCATGGTAAGGCCAATATCGTAAAACTGTGGGTGGCTGGCTTCCCGCCAATGGATCGTCGTGAAAAAGAGTACCAGAAACTGCTGCAACAAAACCCGGGCATCAAACAGCTGGAATCGCTGGGGGCTGTCTCCAGTGACGTTCAGGGAGATACTGCTAATAAAGTCGGTGCTATTCTGGCGAAATATCCAAAAGGCAAAATTGATGCTATCTGGGGATCCTGGGATGCCTTTAGTCAGGGTGCATATAAAGCTCTGCAGGAAAATGGCCGTACCGAGATTAAGTTGTACAGCATTGATATTTCCAATCAGGATCTGCAGATGATGCACAGTAAAAACAGCCCGTGGCAGATGACTGCGGCGGTAGATCCGCAGCTGATTGGGGCTACTAATGTGCGTCTGGTAGCACTGAAAATTGCCGGCGAAAAAACTCCGGCCACTTATGATTTTAAAGCGTCATCAGTATCTCAGGCTTTGCTGAATCAGCAGAGTGGTGATGTGAATATGGCCAGCCTGGCTAAAATTATCCCGGGCTGGGGCCAGACTAATGATTTTGTCGAACCCTGGTTTGCCACTCTGGAAGCCAAAGCAAAGTAAGGGGGCAATATGAGCTCATTACCGCAACCTGATTACAGCCGTAATATGCGGCTGATCGGGCACAGCGAT
This region includes:
- the malT gene encoding HTH-type transcriptional regulator MalT — protein: MLIPSKLSRPVRQQNTVVRERLLKRLSMAPAYRLTLVSGPAGYGKTTLVSHWAAGNNDLGWYSLDEGDNQPERFAGYLMAAIQQACGGHCVKSEAMSQKHQYASLSALFSQLFVELSDWHRPLLLVIDDYHLISNDEIHDAMRFFLRHQPENVSLVILSRTLPPLGIANLRVREQLLELTTLQLAFTHEETQQFFDYRLKDPIDQSDSRQLCDEVAGWVTALQLIAFSARQSVGSPQQSARQSASKLSGLNASHLCEYLSDEVLGREDAATRDFLLRSSVLRSMNDALIMRLTDGNYGQQRLEELERQGLFIHRMDDSGEWFNFHPLFAGFLRQRCQRELAAELPAIHRAAAEGWLAQGFPAEAIYHALGASDTVLLREILLQNAWTLFNQSELLLLEQCLNALPYELLIDEPKLVLLQAWLAQSQHRYSEVDALLMLAEEEMQRRHIEIPTEVMAEFDALRAQVAINDGRQDEAEALAANALDYLPHESYYSRIVATSVTGEIQHCRGDLVRALPLMQQTEQIALRHQAYHYALWALLQQSEILIAQGFLQAAYEMQDRAFELVREQHLEQLPMHEFLLRLRSQVLWSWSRLDAAEQSAREGLAVLDNYQPQQQLQCLAMLAKCALARGQIDNAGYHLQRCEMLLKNGQYHTDWITNTDKPRVIYWQMTGDKAAARQWLLQARKPEVAGNHFQQGQWRNIARVQILLEKYNEAEVVLDELNQNARQLRLISDLNRNLLLSNLLYWQTGRKTDAQRALTEALTLANRTGFISHFVIEGEMMAQQLRQLIQLNLLPELELRRAEQILREINQHHRHKFAHFDEGFVSKLLTNPQVPELIRTSPLTQREWQVLGLIYSGYSNDQIAGELDVASTTIKTHIRNLYQKLGVAHRQEAVQQAQQLLKVMGYSA
- a CDS encoding tannase/feruloyl esterase family alpha/beta hydrolase, with the protein product MKHFQMTLRILAVALLYCLFSPLTQAATTLPVVQPSGDCSALAQQDFSAQTGAGVKITSARSENSPKGSYCKVTATIAPDIGVQIALPASHWTQRFLQVGCGGLCGSINLSLSNTSGCTPAMNGEFVVAATDMGHSGSMMDASWADDPQKRIDFAWRANHLTALLSKAVIEAWYKQPPKYSYFMGCSDGGREALMEAERFPQDFNGISAGAPAALFTIQNSFFHGWSVVANQRADGSAILLKDRLELIHRTALAHCPTLSGVNDGILQNPYACHFSPSWFKLCKPGESDHSSCLTAEELSVVSRYYEGASDDHGHKYVLGGFPIGSELRWPVPATADAASPSESMVLPALQSVLLAPGHSKISSMKDFPLTAANFKRVNEYAPLYNATNTNLSAYRGQGGKLILWQGLADDSISPVISQAYYRGVVKTLGQQATDSFLRYFLLPGVGHCGGGDGYDQVDLLTPLMAWTEQGKAPEQLITGKSLHPQSMMPAAPPAPAKNDSKSDANEAQFHGMQRPSVPYASPVPALKATRPVYPYPYIAVYKGHGDVNDAASYKPVKSEAFAKVAFGNEAIGWIGPDNQKNYQVKDNQLQVVAQK
- a CDS encoding sugar ABC transporter substrate-binding protein; the protein is MKKIALSLLALSLLSSTAAFAETPAPLPAALANHQGPVRIAVIRNLGSDDNTTQFVAGAIKQARKLGFKVNTFLSNGDDARFQDFVNQAITQKYDGIILSQGRAPYSEELVKRIVKAGIAVSVFDTAVPDTIPGVTVTQQDDASLTDMSFGQLVKDFHGKANIVKLWVAGFPPMDRREKEYQKLLQQNPGIKQLESLGAVSSDVQGDTANKVGAILAKYPKGKIDAIWGSWDAFSQGAYKALQENGRTEIKLYSIDISNQDLQMMHSKNSPWQMTAAVDPQLIGATNVRLVALKIAGEKTPATYDFKASSVSQALLNQQSGDVNMASLAKIIPGWGQTNDFVEPWFATLEAKAK